The Paenibacillus sp. RUD330 genome has a segment encoding these proteins:
- the fabF gene encoding beta-ketoacyl-ACP synthase II, which translates to MGAVSPLGCSVPALWEGLAAGSSGIRRIDAFPSETGRDAIAGIIPDWDGEARFGRKEARKMDRFVQFAIAAAEEAVNQAGLSAEQLSSERAGVYVGSGIGGIGTLIEQARILGERGPGRVSPTLVPMMIANMAAAMISIRYGTLGPSLAPVTACSIGNTAIGEAFRLIRYGGADIVLAGGAEAALTPVALASFGNATALASPEGNPAAASRPFDALRTGFVMAEGAGIVVLEPLEHALARGAEPLAEVIGYGATSDAYHIVATEPAGRGAAAAMRLAMAEAGLAPGDVGVISAHATGTGVGDLSETAAIKSVFGDDAYRIPVTANKSMTGHMLGAAGGVEAIALVQMLRQGLITPTANRTRPDPQCDLDYVPLHARKAELHAGLSNSFGFGGHNAVIALSRYEE; encoded by the coding sequence ATGGGAGCGGTGAGCCCGCTCGGCTGCAGCGTGCCGGCGCTCTGGGAAGGCTTGGCCGCCGGAAGCTCCGGCATTCGCCGTATCGATGCATTCCCGTCTGAGACGGGACGCGATGCCATTGCCGGAATCATCCCGGATTGGGACGGCGAAGCCCGCTTCGGCCGCAAGGAAGCCCGGAAAATGGACCGGTTCGTCCAGTTCGCCATAGCCGCAGCCGAAGAAGCGGTCAACCAGGCAGGCCTGTCGGCGGAGCAGCTGTCATCGGAGCGGGCAGGGGTATACGTCGGCTCGGGCATCGGCGGCATCGGCACGCTGATCGAGCAGGCCCGCATCCTGGGGGAGAGAGGTCCCGGCCGCGTCAGCCCGACGCTCGTTCCGATGATGATCGCCAATATGGCTGCGGCCATGATCAGCATCCGCTACGGGACGCTCGGCCCGTCGCTCGCTCCCGTAACCGCCTGCTCGATCGGCAATACGGCGATCGGCGAGGCCTTCCGTCTGATCCGCTACGGCGGAGCGGACATCGTGCTTGCCGGCGGCGCCGAAGCGGCGCTGACGCCCGTCGCGCTCGCCAGCTTCGGCAACGCGACTGCCCTCGCCTCTCCTGAAGGGAATCCGGCCGCGGCCAGCCGCCCCTTCGACGCGCTCCGCACCGGCTTCGTCATGGCCGAAGGAGCCGGCATCGTCGTCTTGGAGCCGCTGGAGCATGCGTTGGCGCGCGGAGCGGAGCCGCTGGCCGAGGTCATCGGATACGGAGCCACCTCCGATGCCTATCACATCGTGGCTACGGAGCCCGCCGGCCGCGGAGCCGCCGCCGCGATGAGGCTGGCCATGGCCGAAGCCGGCCTGGCGCCTGGGGATGTCGGCGTCATCAGCGCCCATGCCACCGGCACCGGCGTCGGCGATCTGTCCGAGACCGCGGCCATCAAGAGCGTCTTCGGAGACGATGCTTACCGGATTCCCGTCACGGCCAACAAATCGATGACCGGGCATATGCTCGGAGCGGCAGGCGGCGTCGAGGCCATCGCCCTGGTCCAGATGCTGCGCCAAGGCCTCATCACGCCCACCGCGAACCGGACCCGCCCCGATCCCCAATGCGATCTCGACTATGTGCCTCTGCATGCCCGCAAGGCGGAGCTTCATGCCGGACTGTCCAATTCCTTCGGCTTCGGCGGACATAATGCGGTCATCGCCCTGTCCCGTTACGAGGAGTAA
- a CDS encoding helix-turn-helix transcriptional regulator, producing MNRKARLEALSAFLKSRRMAVSPEAAGLPAGGRRRTPGLRREEVAQLADVSATWYTWLEQGRDIRVSASVLDAVAKALRLNADERRYLAALAMEGAAEGEELAPESRPQELSPPLRLIADQLVSCPAVFSDRRCRIVGWNEAASKVFLDFGIIPPGERNMIQLLFTRPELQRLAVNWDEFVRGYLAIFRSYYGQYADDDWYEGFIREMEARHPRFGELWEEGRVSTAPEVILEFRHAKAGRMQFQLTSLRVQGEQDLRCSIYTPAPDTGADRKMARLMEAGRDMASGGTGRPASDGEA from the coding sequence ATGAACCGGAAAGCAAGGCTGGAGGCCTTATCGGCTTTTTTGAAATCGCGGCGGATGGCGGTCTCGCCCGAGGCGGCAGGACTTCCGGCAGGCGGCCGCAGGCGCACGCCTGGATTGAGAAGGGAAGAGGTGGCCCAATTGGCGGATGTCAGCGCGACCTGGTACACCTGGCTCGAGCAAGGTCGCGATATCCGCGTGTCGGCTTCGGTGCTGGATGCGGTCGCCAAGGCGCTGCGCCTGAATGCCGACGAACGGCGGTATCTGGCGGCGCTGGCGATGGAGGGAGCGGCGGAGGGCGAAGAGCTGGCTCCCGAATCCCGTCCGCAGGAGCTGTCGCCTCCGCTGCGGCTGATCGCGGACCAGCTCGTCAGCTGCCCGGCTGTCTTTTCGGACCGGAGATGCCGGATCGTCGGCTGGAACGAAGCCGCCTCCAAAGTATTTCTCGATTTCGGCATCATCCCGCCCGGCGAGAGGAACATGATCCAGCTGCTGTTCACCCGTCCGGAGCTGCAGCGGCTCGCCGTCAACTGGGATGAATTCGTGCGCGGATACTTGGCTATCTTCCGTTCCTACTACGGGCAGTACGCGGATGACGACTGGTATGAGGGCTTCATTCGCGAAATGGAGGCCAGGCATCCCCGGTTCGGGGAGCTGTGGGAGGAGGGCCGGGTCAGCACCGCGCCGGAGGTCATCCTGGAATTCCGGCATGCCAAGGCCGGACGGATGCAGTTCCAGCTGACGAGCCTGCGCGTTCAAGGCGAGCAGGATCTCCGCTGCAGCATTTATACGCCGGCTCCGGATACGGGGGCGGACCGCAAGATGGCCCGGCTGATGGAGGCGGGCAGGGACATGGCGAGCGGGGGGACGGGACGGCCTGCCTCCGATGGAGAGGCATGA
- a CDS encoding biotin-dependent carboxyltransferase family protein, protein MPSKTAGRREAISCPLTQPPGPPSAERMPANGTAGGASGAGAAMAVEQSREVGAVRTELEIVKAGMLLEVQDRGRPGWRSQGVPAGGAMDGWSLQVANLLAGNRRDAAALEMTMSGPSLRAGKDGLLCALAGAGMEAVVDGVPLPPWRTVYVMPGRLLEIGRASRGCRAYLAVAGGIAEPPVLGSRSADARAGIGRRLGAGDALACGAMPPQAAAWAAALARRAAAAGSAGGAPLAAAPWFARPLPGAAAASGTVLRAVPGSAYGQLTEAARARLWRERFRAAPASDRMGVRLQPEAHPVELIRHAEIRSHGVTPGAVQLPPGGAPVVLGAGCGTTGGYPVILHVASADLPLLAQLRPGDSVSFSEIGLEEAQLLDLGQELELAVLDHALRLKTLSR, encoded by the coding sequence TTGCCATCAAAGACTGCAGGTCGCAGGGAAGCGATAAGCTGTCCGCTGACGCAGCCGCCTGGTCCGCCGAGCGCGGAGCGGATGCCGGCGAACGGGACAGCCGGCGGAGCTTCCGGGGCCGGGGCTGCCATGGCGGTCGAACAATCGCGGGAGGTGGGGGCTGTGCGGACGGAGCTTGAAATCGTCAAGGCGGGCATGCTGCTCGAAGTCCAGGATCGGGGAAGGCCGGGCTGGCGTTCTCAGGGAGTGCCGGCTGGAGGCGCGATGGATGGCTGGTCGCTGCAGGTCGCCAATCTGCTGGCCGGCAACCGGAGGGATGCCGCGGCGCTCGAGATGACGATGTCGGGACCTTCTCTCCGGGCAGGCAAGGACGGCCTGCTCTGCGCTCTTGCCGGCGCCGGGATGGAGGCCGTCGTGGACGGCGTACCGCTGCCGCCGTGGCGAACCGTCTATGTTATGCCCGGGCGGCTCCTGGAGATCGGCCGGGCGTCCCGCGGCTGCCGCGCCTATCTCGCCGTCGCCGGAGGCATCGCCGAGCCGCCGGTGCTCGGCAGCCGGAGCGCCGATGCGCGCGCCGGCATCGGCCGCCGGCTTGGCGCCGGCGACGCCCTTGCTTGCGGGGCGATGCCGCCGCAAGCGGCCGCCTGGGCGGCTGCGCTGGCGCGCCGCGCCGCCGCCGCAGGCTCCGCCGGCGGAGCTCCGCTCGCCGCGGCGCCATGGTTCGCGCGCCCGCTGCCGGGCGCGGCGGCCGCCTCCGGCACCGTGCTGCGCGCGGTGCCGGGCTCCGCATACGGGCAGCTCACGGAGGCTGCCCGCGCGCGGCTGTGGCGGGAGCGCTTCCGCGCAGCTCCCGCCAGCGACCGGATGGGCGTCCGCTTGCAGCCGGAAGCCCATCCGGTCGAGCTGATCCGCCATGCGGAGATCCGCTCGCATGGCGTCACGCCCGGCGCGGTGCAGCTGCCGCCCGGAGGCGCGCCGGTCGTTCTCGGCGCCGGCTGCGGCACGACCGGCGGTTACCCGGTCATCCTGCATGTCGCCTCGGCGGACCTGCCCTTGCTGGCCCAGCTCCGTCCCGGCGACAGCGTATCCTTCTCCGAGATCGGGCTGGAGGAGGCGCAGCTGCTGGATCTCGGCCAGGAGCTGGAGTTGGCTGTGCTGGACCATGCTCTCCGGCTCAAAACCCTTTCCCGATAA